From Streptomyces griseorubiginosus, one genomic window encodes:
- a CDS encoding immunity 49 family protein produces MVRIDRHRVGEAAVSAVREDFANRIGSQVHSMAKAGPVTAREWWLIAQEFVEYLGALSVRAPDLRSPEAKAVLEDAAEAAAGAVAYAAYFPRDHFEVFLTYPNWGIVYDREPGGTPEPVTAATWLDAFCLAILVEKTQWHGEAFHFARETPQQGRSGRPDAELINGFLAYVLGDTADEDVTFPPSPEQKLAALDAALDRVRALAAETGEQLTDEPYGIGLQALRALAAGHREGFGDAVVRLLRPLSETPGPGARPGSLLPLLPIALTALAYRHEGWPPAADTDYLPDALVIGFDAAPPRVGPYGRDRRPDAVAELVAGVVEFGRPLEPRPLHPDSEEQFEQYTRDAITPVPGKSLDTFELAYALTYQELLFKARAGQAADASDAQLENLRLAAELGAALFRTTLAEPGSEVAVTIDGATVTFPACRDEDAGAGAWHRAVHLALITGRREHLAPLVLAGPERVGPDRSLTASYRRALHTYLRGEDPEPATDQALRDAEKAREQGVLPPPAVLFSQLVEGDAESFNLALLDALAAHRDHYAVGDRATGPDAALGVDLLALTCHARRRGWEIRVRSPYLPERILRAAEPF; encoded by the coding sequence ATGGTGCGTATCGACAGGCATCGGGTCGGTGAGGCGGCCGTTTCGGCGGTGCGGGAGGACTTCGCGAACAGGATCGGTTCGCAGGTCCACTCCATGGCCAAGGCCGGCCCGGTGACGGCGCGGGAGTGGTGGCTGATCGCCCAGGAGTTCGTCGAGTACCTCGGCGCGCTCTCGGTGCGGGCCCCCGACCTCCGCTCGCCCGAGGCGAAGGCGGTCCTGGAGGACGCGGCGGAGGCGGCGGCCGGCGCGGTGGCGTACGCGGCGTACTTCCCCCGCGACCACTTCGAGGTCTTCCTCACCTACCCGAACTGGGGCATCGTCTACGACCGCGAACCCGGCGGCACCCCCGAGCCGGTCACGGCGGCCACCTGGCTGGACGCCTTCTGCCTGGCGATCCTCGTCGAGAAGACCCAATGGCACGGCGAGGCCTTCCACTTCGCCCGCGAGACACCCCAACAGGGCCGTTCGGGGCGGCCCGACGCCGAGCTGATCAACGGCTTCCTAGCGTACGTCCTCGGCGACACCGCCGACGAGGACGTCACCTTTCCGCCCTCGCCCGAGCAGAAGCTCGCCGCGCTCGACGCGGCACTCGACCGGGTGAGGGCCCTCGCCGCCGAGACCGGCGAGCAGCTCACCGACGAGCCGTACGGCATCGGCCTCCAGGCGCTGCGCGCGCTCGCGGCGGGCCACCGGGAGGGGTTCGGCGATGCGGTCGTACGACTGCTGCGGCCGCTGTCCGAGACCCCCGGGCCCGGAGCGCGGCCGGGCAGTCTGCTCCCGCTGCTGCCGATCGCGCTGACGGCGCTGGCGTACCGGCACGAGGGGTGGCCGCCGGCCGCCGACACCGACTATCTGCCGGACGCGCTGGTCATCGGCTTCGATGCCGCGCCGCCTCGGGTGGGCCCCTACGGCCGGGACCGGCGCCCCGACGCGGTGGCCGAACTCGTCGCCGGAGTGGTGGAGTTCGGGCGACCGCTGGAGCCGCGTCCGCTGCATCCGGACAGTGAGGAGCAGTTCGAGCAGTACACGCGGGACGCCATCACCCCGGTGCCGGGCAAGTCGCTCGACACCTTCGAGCTGGCGTACGCCCTCACCTACCAGGAGCTGCTCTTCAAGGCCCGTGCCGGGCAGGCGGCCGACGCGAGCGACGCCCAGCTGGAGAACCTGCGGCTGGCCGCCGAGCTGGGGGCGGCGCTGTTCCGGACCACGTTGGCGGAGCCGGGGAGCGAGGTGGCGGTGACGATCGACGGGGCGACCGTGACGTTCCCGGCCTGCCGGGACGAGGACGCCGGGGCGGGGGCGTGGCACCGGGCGGTGCACCTCGCGCTGATCACGGGCCGGCGGGAGCATCTGGCGCCGCTGGTGCTGGCAGGGCCGGAGCGGGTCGGGCCGGACCGCTCCCTGACGGCCTCCTACCGGCGGGCACTGCACACCTATCTGCGCGGCGAGGATCCCGAGCCGGCCACCGACCAGGCGCTGCGGGACGCCGAGAAGGCCCGTGAGCAGGGGGTCCTGCCGCCGCCCGCGGTCCTGTTCTCCCAGCTGGTGGAGGGCGACGCGGAGAGCTTCAACCTGGCCCTCCTGGACGCCCTGGCGGCCCACCGCGACCACTACGCCGTCGGCGACCGCGCGACCGGCCCCGACGCCGCCCTCGGCGTCGACCTGCTGGCCCTGACCTGCCATGCCCGCAGAAGGGGCTGGGAGATCAGGGTGCGGTCGCCGTATCTGCCGGAGCGCATCCTGCGAGCGGCCGAGCCGTTCTGA
- a CDS encoding pectinesterase family protein — MSEISGKARHRRRKTALVVGVPLALSAAGVMGYGLVPGAQSPASAATPAAAPAWATATADGFASVNALGQSGTYGGRDGQIVTVRTLADLEKYATASEPYVIVVAATIDMNPVGKEIKVASDKTIVGSGTSGQIVGGGFFLGAGVHNVIIRNLTIRDAYQGVWNDKEHDFDAIQMDGAHHVWIDHNDLRHMADGLIDVRKDSTYVTVSWNKLSQDNKAFGIGWTENVVTDITIHHNWIRETEQRNPSTDNAAHAHLYNNFLEDVAGTDINSSYGNYSRGATRMVLENSWFQGVKNPVIKDSTATIVQKGNTFVGTSGRNESGGTAFDPKSFYAYTLDKTADVPALLKSGAGPRSSIGTTTATTKAAAATTLTVAKDGSGQYSTVQAAVNAVPAGNPSRVVISVKPGTYRELVKVPSNKPHVTIQGSGGSRNDTVIVYNNASGTPKPDGSGTYGTGGSATVAVEADDFQARNLTISNDFDEKAHQNIAQQAVALRTAADKVFLDGVIVSGDQDTLLLDTAAKDKLGRVYMTNSYVIGNVDFIFGRATAVIDKSVITLKKRWDGSSAGYVTAPSTVANRKGILIANSTVNGDVSAASFYLGRPWHAGGDASLDPQTTVRNTSLSAAIKSTPWTDMSGFSWKDDRFAEYKNTGAGSGAASANRPQLTDAQATGQEIADWLGDWTPTAS, encoded by the coding sequence ATGAGTGAGATCAGTGGCAAAGCGCGCCATCGCCGCAGGAAGACGGCCCTCGTCGTCGGTGTTCCCCTGGCTCTGAGCGCCGCCGGCGTCATGGGCTACGGGCTGGTGCCGGGCGCGCAGTCCCCGGCGTCCGCCGCCACCCCCGCCGCCGCTCCCGCCTGGGCCACCGCCACCGCGGACGGGTTCGCGTCGGTCAACGCCCTCGGGCAGAGCGGCACTTACGGCGGCCGGGACGGCCAGATCGTCACCGTGAGGACGCTCGCCGATCTGGAGAAGTACGCGACCGCGAGTGAGCCGTACGTCATCGTCGTCGCGGCCACCATCGACATGAACCCGGTCGGGAAAGAGATCAAGGTCGCCTCGGACAAGACCATCGTCGGGTCCGGGACCTCCGGGCAGATCGTCGGCGGCGGGTTCTTCCTCGGCGCCGGTGTGCACAACGTGATCATCCGGAACCTCACCATCCGGGACGCGTACCAGGGCGTGTGGAACGACAAGGAACACGACTTCGACGCCATCCAGATGGACGGCGCCCACCACGTGTGGATCGACCACAACGACCTGCGGCACATGGCCGACGGGCTCATCGACGTCCGCAAGGACAGCACCTATGTGACGGTCTCCTGGAACAAACTCAGCCAGGACAACAAGGCGTTCGGCATCGGCTGGACGGAGAACGTCGTCACCGACATCACCATCCACCACAACTGGATCCGCGAGACCGAGCAACGGAACCCGTCGACGGACAACGCCGCCCACGCGCACCTCTACAACAACTTCCTCGAGGACGTGGCCGGGACGGACATCAACTCCTCCTACGGCAACTACTCGCGCGGCGCGACCAGGATGGTCCTGGAGAACTCCTGGTTCCAGGGCGTCAAGAACCCCGTCATCAAGGACAGCACCGCGACCATCGTCCAGAAGGGCAACACCTTCGTCGGGACCAGCGGGCGCAACGAGAGCGGGGGTACGGCCTTCGATCCGAAGAGCTTCTACGCGTACACCCTCGACAAGACGGCGGACGTCCCCGCCCTGCTCAAGTCCGGTGCGGGGCCGCGCAGTTCGATCGGTACGACGACCGCCACGACGAAGGCCGCCGCGGCCACGACGCTCACCGTCGCCAAGGACGGCAGCGGGCAGTACTCGACCGTGCAGGCCGCGGTGAACGCCGTGCCCGCGGGCAACCCCTCGCGCGTGGTCATTTCGGTCAAGCCGGGGACGTACCGCGAACTCGTCAAGGTGCCCTCCAACAAGCCGCACGTCACCATCCAGGGCTCGGGCGGCAGCCGCAACGACACGGTGATCGTCTACAACAACGCGTCCGGCACGCCGAAGCCCGACGGCTCGGGCACTTACGGCACCGGCGGCAGCGCCACCGTCGCCGTCGAGGCCGACGACTTCCAGGCCCGCAACCTGACGATCTCCAACGACTTCGACGAGAAGGCCCATCAGAACATCGCCCAGCAGGCCGTCGCGCTGCGCACCGCCGCCGACAAGGTGTTCCTGGACGGCGTCATCGTCAGCGGCGACCAGGACACGCTGCTCTTGGACACCGCGGCCAAGGACAAGCTGGGCCGCGTCTACATGACGAACTCCTACGTCATCGGCAACGTCGACTTCATCTTCGGGCGGGCCACCGCCGTGATCGACAAGTCCGTCATCACACTGAAGAAGCGCTGGGACGGCTCCTCGGCCGGCTACGTCACCGCGCCCAGCACCGTCGCGAACCGCAAGGGCATCCTGATCGCCAACTCGACGGTCAACGGGGACGTCTCCGCGGCGAGCTTCTACCTCGGGCGCCCCTGGCACGCCGGCGGCGACGCGAGCCTCGACCCGCAGACCACGGTCCGCAACACCTCGCTGAGCGCCGCGATCAAGTCGACGCCGTGGACCGACATGAGCGGCTTCTCGTGGAAGGACGACCGGTTCGCGGAGTACAAGAACACCGGCGCGGGTTCGGGCGCGGCCTCCGCGAACCGGCCCCAGCTGACCGACGCGCAGGCCACCGGCCAGGAGATCGCGGACTGGCTGGGCGACTGGACCCCGACCGCGTCCTGA
- a CDS encoding HAMP domain-containing sensor histidine kinase, whose translation MKTLVRRYRSLPIRSRLALLVAAAVAFAVAAVSVTCWFIVQGKLYDQADGTLKDMVRRPGTVKALLANCTQSPQDHPQTFLDRNEYVQAIKEVGEPCVDPNSRGTVQVTQSDKDVIKSAKDDVGTFRNGTDEDGNSVRVLTLYLGVDTNDSRGVALILATPLKGTQSTLNELALILLLVSGVGVLGAGAAGLAVARAGLRPVDKLTEAVEHVARTEDLSIRIPVEEAAEDEVARLSRSFNSMTSSLANSRELQQQLIADAGHELRTPLTSLRTNIELLTRSEETGRPLPEADRKALLASVKAQMTELAALIGDLQELSRSEGQRGERVQVVSLEDTVEAALRRARLRGPELTIDASLEPWYTRAEPAALERAVVNILDNAVKFSPEGGTIEVRLSEGVLTVRDHGPGIPAEELPHVFDRFWRSPSARALPGSGLGLSIVARTVEEAGGQVALGPADGGGTIATVRLPGAPTPPPEAPVAAQ comes from the coding sequence GTGAAGACCCTCGTACGCCGGTACCGGTCCCTCCCGATCCGGTCACGGCTGGCCCTGCTCGTGGCGGCGGCGGTGGCGTTCGCGGTGGCGGCGGTGTCGGTGACGTGCTGGTTCATCGTGCAGGGGAAGCTGTACGACCAGGCGGACGGCACCCTGAAGGACATGGTGCGCAGGCCCGGCACGGTCAAGGCACTGCTGGCGAACTGCACCCAGAGCCCACAGGACCACCCCCAGACGTTCCTGGACCGGAACGAGTACGTCCAGGCGATCAAGGAGGTGGGCGAGCCCTGCGTCGACCCGAACTCCCGGGGCACGGTCCAGGTCACCCAGAGCGACAAGGACGTCATCAAGAGCGCGAAGGATGATGTCGGGACCTTCCGCAACGGCACCGACGAGGACGGCAACTCGGTCCGGGTGCTCACTCTCTACCTGGGTGTCGACACGAACGACTCCCGAGGTGTCGCCCTCATCCTCGCGACCCCCCTCAAGGGCACCCAGTCCACCCTCAACGAACTCGCCCTCATCCTCCTCCTCGTCTCCGGCGTAGGAGTCCTCGGTGCCGGGGCCGCCGGCCTCGCCGTGGCCCGTGCCGGCCTCCGTCCCGTGGACAAGCTCACCGAGGCCGTGGAACACGTGGCCCGGACGGAGGACCTCAGCATCCGCATCCCCGTCGAGGAAGCCGCCGAGGACGAAGTCGCCCGGCTGTCCCGCTCCTTCAACTCGATGACGAGCTCCCTCGCCAACTCCCGCGAGCTCCAGCAGCAGCTGATCGCCGACGCCGGTCACGAACTCCGCACCCCGCTCACCTCCCTCCGCACCAACATCGAGCTCCTCACCCGCAGCGAGGAGACCGGCCGCCCCCTCCCCGAGGCCGACCGCAAGGCCCTGCTCGCCTCGGTGAAGGCACAGATGACCGAACTGGCCGCCCTGATCGGCGACTTGCAGGAGCTGTCGCGGTCGGAGGGGCAGCGCGGTGAACGCGTGCAGGTGGTGTCCCTGGAGGACACCGTCGAGGCGGCCCTGCGCAGGGCACGTCTGCGCGGCCCCGAACTGACCATCGACGCCTCGCTGGAGCCCTGGTACACCCGGGCCGAACCGGCCGCGCTGGAGCGCGCCGTCGTCAACATCCTCGACAACGCGGTGAAGTTCAGCCCCGAGGGCGGCACCATCGAGGTGAGGCTCAGCGAGGGTGTCCTCACCGTCCGCGACCACGGCCCCGGCATCCCCGCCGAGGAACTCCCGCACGTCTTCGACCGCTTCTGGCGCTCCCCGTCGGCGCGGGCGCTCCCCGGCTCCGGTCTCGGCCTGTCCATCGTGGCCCGCACGGTCGAGGAGGCCGGCGGCCAGGTCGCTCTCGGCCCCGCGGACGGCGGCGGCACCATCGCGACCGTACGGCTTCCGGGGGCGCCCACTCCGCCGCCGGAGGCTCCCGTCGCCGCGCAGTGA
- a CDS encoding response regulator transcription factor gives MSPAEGDRDPQRILIVDDEPAVREALQRSLAFEGYDTEVAVDGADALDKATAYRPDLVVLDIQMPRMDGLTAARRIRGAGDTTPILMLTARDTVGDRVTGLDAGADDYLVKPFELDELFARVRALLRRSSYAAAAGATAAEDDEALTFADLRMDLATREVTRAGRPVELTRTEFTLLEMFMAHPRQVLTREQILKAVWGFDFEPSSNSLDVYVMYLRRKTEAGGEPRLVHTVRGVGYVLRQGGAE, from the coding sequence ATGAGCCCCGCCGAAGGCGACCGTGACCCCCAGCGCATCCTGATCGTCGACGACGAGCCGGCGGTGCGCGAAGCACTCCAGCGCAGCCTCGCCTTCGAGGGCTACGACACGGAGGTCGCCGTGGACGGGGCCGACGCCCTCGACAAGGCCACCGCGTACCGGCCCGACCTGGTCGTCCTCGACATCCAGATGCCCCGCATGGACGGACTCACGGCCGCCCGGCGCATCCGCGGCGCGGGCGACACCACGCCCATCCTGATGCTGACGGCCCGCGACACGGTCGGCGACCGGGTCACCGGGCTCGACGCGGGCGCCGACGACTACCTGGTCAAGCCGTTCGAACTCGACGAGCTGTTCGCCCGGGTCCGGGCGCTGCTGCGCAGGTCCTCCTACGCGGCGGCGGCCGGGGCGACGGCCGCCGAGGACGACGAGGCGCTCACCTTCGCGGACCTCCGCATGGATCTCGCGACGCGCGAGGTCACCCGGGCGGGGCGGCCGGTGGAACTGACCCGCACGGAGTTCACCCTGCTGGAGATGTTCATGGCCCACCCGCGCCAGGTGCTGACCCGGGAGCAGATCCTGAAGGCGGTCTGGGGCTTCGACTTCGAGCCGTCGTCGAACTCGCTGGACGTGTACGTGATGTACCTGCGCCGCAAGACGGAGGCGGGCGGTGAGCCCCGGCTCGTGCACACGGTGCGGGGTGTGGGGTACGTGCTGCGGCAGGGCGGGGCGGAGTGA
- a CDS encoding S1C family serine protease: MTESFRRDGEYEQYDNPHQGAQQHASSPVNPEWPPPPAQPPAQPAPAAQHTQPTQPTQPTQQTQPTAPIQQPAAFAAGSYGGSGSYGSGGSYGGDGNGGGTALLTAPPAGPAPAPKRRNRGPLALLAAVAIVAAAIGGGTAYGIQELTGNDTVTSSSTSTSVVPSSAKGTVAGVAKAVSPSIVEINATSNAGESTGSGVIITSNGEIITNNHVISGASSIKVSTNNGKTYTAQVVGTDPKKDLALIKLENASGLTVATLGNSDGVQVGDQVVAIGSPEGLTGTVTSGIVSALNRDVTVSTEEGQQQNQGQGDGRWPFEFGGQQFNGDTGSSTTTYKAIQTDASLNPGNSGGALIDMNGNIIGINSAMYSSTSDSSEAGSQGLGFSIPINTVKSDLATLRAGGTDN; encoded by the coding sequence ATGACCGAGAGCTTCCGCCGCGACGGCGAGTACGAGCAGTACGACAACCCCCACCAGGGCGCCCAGCAGCACGCTTCCTCGCCCGTGAACCCGGAGTGGCCGCCCCCGCCGGCCCAGCCGCCCGCGCAGCCTGCCCCGGCCGCGCAGCACACGCAGCCGACGCAGCCGACGCAGCCCACTCAGCAGACGCAGCCCACGGCGCCGATCCAGCAGCCGGCCGCCTTCGCCGCCGGTTCGTACGGCGGCAGCGGTTCGTACGGCAGCGGCGGTTCCTACGGCGGCGACGGCAACGGCGGCGGAACCGCTCTTCTCACCGCGCCCCCCGCCGGGCCGGCCCCCGCGCCCAAGCGCCGCAACCGCGGCCCCCTCGCCCTGCTCGCCGCGGTCGCGATCGTCGCCGCGGCGATAGGCGGCGGCACCGCCTACGGCATCCAGGAGCTGACCGGCAACGACACGGTCACCTCCAGCAGCACCAGCACCAGCGTGGTGCCGTCCTCCGCCAAGGGCACGGTCGCCGGCGTCGCCAAGGCGGTCAGCCCGAGCATCGTCGAGATCAATGCCACCTCGAACGCGGGTGAGTCCACCGGCTCCGGCGTGATCATCACCAGCAACGGCGAGATCATCACCAACAACCACGTCATCTCCGGCGCCTCCTCCATCAAGGTGAGCACCAACAACGGCAAGACCTACACCGCGCAGGTCGTCGGCACCGACCCCAAGAAGGACCTCGCCCTCATCAAGCTGGAGAACGCCTCCGGTCTGACCGTGGCCACCCTCGGCAACTCCGACGGCGTCCAGGTCGGCGACCAGGTCGTGGCGATCGGCTCCCCCGAGGGCCTGACCGGCACCGTGACCAGCGGCATCGTCTCCGCGCTCAACCGGGACGTCACCGTGTCCACGGAAGAGGGCCAGCAGCAGAACCAGGGTCAGGGCGACGGCCGGTGGCCGTTCGAGTTCGGCGGCCAGCAGTTCAACGGCGACACCGGCTCCTCGACGACGACGTACAAGGCGATCCAGACCGACGCCTCCCTGAACCCCGGCAACTCCGGCGGCGCGCTGATCGACATGAACGGCAACATCATCGGCATCAACTCGGCGATGTACTCGTCCACTTCGGACTCCTCGGAGGCCGGCAGCCAGGGCCTCGGGTTCTCCATCCCGATCAACACCGTCAAGTCCGACCTGGCCACACTGCGGGCCGGCGGCACCGACAACTGA
- a CDS encoding LacI family DNA-binding transcriptional regulator, with translation MAKVTRDDVARLAGTSTAVVSYVINNGPRPVAPATRERVLAAIKELGYRPDRVAQAMASRRTDLIGLIVPDARQPFFAEMAHAVEQAASERGKMVLVGNSDYIGEREVHYLRAFLGMRVSGLILVSHALNDNAAAEIEAWDARVVLLHERPEAIDDVAVVLDDVTGAKTAVEHLLGHGYPYVACMGGTADTPSVGDPVSDHVEGWRQAMQEAGLPTEGRLFEAPYNRYDAYKVGLEILAGPQRPPAIFCSTDDQAIGLLRAARELRIDVPGELGVIGFDDIKEAALADPPMTTIASDRSAMARAAVDLVLDDGLRVAGSRRERVKVFPSRLVVRRSCGCE, from the coding sequence GTGGCCAAGGTAACCAGGGATGACGTGGCAAGACTCGCGGGGACGTCCACCGCGGTGGTCAGCTATGTCATCAACAACGGACCCCGGCCGGTTGCCCCGGCCACGCGCGAGCGTGTCCTCGCCGCGATCAAGGAACTGGGCTACCGGCCCGACCGGGTCGCCCAGGCGATGGCGTCCCGGCGCACGGATCTCATAGGCCTGATCGTGCCGGACGCGCGCCAGCCGTTCTTCGCGGAGATGGCGCACGCGGTCGAACAGGCCGCGTCCGAGCGCGGGAAGATGGTGCTCGTCGGGAACTCCGACTACATCGGCGAGCGCGAGGTCCACTATCTGCGCGCGTTCCTCGGGATGCGGGTGTCCGGCCTGATCCTGGTCTCGCACGCCCTGAACGACAACGCGGCCGCCGAGATCGAGGCCTGGGACGCCCGGGTCGTCCTGCTGCACGAGCGGCCGGAGGCGATCGACGACGTCGCCGTCGTCCTCGACGACGTCACCGGCGCCAAGACCGCCGTCGAGCACCTGCTGGGCCACGGCTACCCCTATGTCGCCTGTATGGGCGGCACCGCCGACACCCCCTCCGTCGGCGACCCCGTCTCCGACCACGTCGAGGGTTGGCGGCAGGCCATGCAGGAGGCCGGGCTCCCCACCGAGGGACGGCTCTTCGAGGCGCCGTACAACCGCTACGACGCCTACAAGGTGGGGCTGGAGATCCTCGCCGGGCCGCAGCGCCCGCCCGCGATCTTCTGCTCCACCGACGACCAGGCGATCGGCCTGCTGCGGGCCGCGCGGGAGCTGCGCATCGACGTGCCGGGCGAGCTGGGCGTCATCGGCTTCGACGACATCAAGGAAGCCGCGCTCGCCGATCCGCCGATGACGACCATCGCCTCGGACCGCTCGGCGATGGCCCGGGCCGCGGTGGACCTGGTCCTGGACGACGGGCTGCGGGTGGCCGGCTCCCGCCGCGAGCGGGTCAAGGTGTTCCCCTCGCGTCTGGTGGTACGGCGGTCCTGCGGGTGCGAGTGA
- a CDS encoding response regulator transcription factor: MSSLLLLTNALQPSTEVLPALGLLLHNVRVAPAEGPALVDTPGADVILIDGRRDLPQVRSLCQLLRSTGPGCPLILVVTEGGLAAVTADWGIDDVLLDTAGPAEVEARLRLAMGRQQIVNDDSPMEIRNGDLSVDEATYSAKLKGRVLDLTFKEFELLKYLAQHPGRVFTRAQLLQEVWGYDYFGGTRTVDVHVRRLRAKLGPEHESLIGTVRNVGYRFVTPEKGDRITEEAKAKADRAKPEDADESAALEDVEA; encoded by the coding sequence ATGAGTTCTCTGCTGCTCCTGACCAACGCCCTCCAGCCGTCGACGGAGGTGCTTCCGGCCCTCGGCCTGCTCCTGCACAACGTGCGCGTGGCTCCGGCGGAAGGCCCCGCACTCGTCGACACCCCTGGTGCCGACGTCATCCTCATCGACGGACGCCGTGACCTGCCCCAGGTGCGCAGCCTGTGCCAGCTGCTGCGCTCCACCGGACCGGGCTGTCCGCTCATCCTGGTCGTGACCGAGGGCGGCCTCGCCGCCGTCACCGCCGACTGGGGCATCGACGACGTCCTCCTCGACACCGCGGGCCCCGCGGAGGTCGAGGCGCGGCTGCGGCTCGCCATGGGCCGCCAGCAGATCGTCAACGACGACTCCCCCATGGAGATCCGCAACGGCGACCTGTCCGTCGACGAGGCCACCTACTCCGCGAAGCTCAAGGGCCGGGTCCTCGACCTCACCTTCAAGGAGTTCGAGCTCCTCAAATACCTCGCCCAGCACCCTGGCCGCGTCTTCACGCGCGCGCAGCTGCTCCAGGAGGTCTGGGGCTACGACTACTTCGGCGGCACCCGAACGGTCGACGTGCACGTACGACGGCTGCGCGCCAAGCTCGGCCCCGAGCACGAGTCGCTGATCGGGACCGTCCGGAACGTCGGTTATCGATTCGTTACGCCCGAGAAGGGCGACCGGATCACCGAGGAGGCGAAGGCCAAGGCGGACCGGGCAAAGCCGGAGGATGCGGACGAGAGCGCCGCCCTCGAGGACGTAGAGGCGTAG
- a CDS encoding alpha/beta hydrolase, translating to MSIDPAGRVVRSTARPHSETRRHTPIRTFLHTDDGVTIDSVYDPPSFVYDSSRPPSRDLVFVVAHGFTGDVDRPHVRRVVEALTRYGAAVTFSFRGHGASGGRSTVGDREVLDLAAAVAWAREFGHARVVTVGFSMGGSVVLRHAALYGPETGAHADTVVSVSAPARWYYRGTAPMRRLHWLVTRPAGRLVGRYGFRTRIHHREWDPVPLSPVEAVPRIAPTPLLIVHGDRDGYFPLDHPRMLAAAAGDHADLWIEPMGHAEHAVGDELLGRIGDWAVTAGG from the coding sequence ATGAGCATTGATCCGGCAGGTCGTGTGGTGCGTTCCACGGCTCGTCCGCACTCTGAGACGCGCAGACACACACCTATACGGACGTTTCTGCACACCGACGACGGCGTGACGATCGATTCCGTATACGATCCGCCCTCCTTCGTATACGACTCCTCCCGGCCACCTTCCCGTGACCTGGTGTTCGTCGTCGCGCACGGTTTCACGGGCGATGTGGATCGTCCGCATGTTCGCCGGGTGGTGGAGGCCCTCACGCGGTACGGCGCCGCCGTCACGTTCTCCTTCCGCGGTCACGGGGCCTCCGGCGGGCGCTCCACGGTCGGCGACCGCGAGGTGCTGGACCTGGCCGCCGCGGTGGCGTGGGCCCGCGAGTTCGGCCACGCGCGCGTGGTGACCGTCGGCTTCTCCATGGGCGGCTCGGTGGTGCTGCGGCACGCGGCGCTGTACGGGCCGGAGACCGGCGCCCACGCGGACACGGTGGTCTCGGTCAGCGCCCCGGCCCGCTGGTACTACCGCGGTACGGCCCCCATGCGCCGGCTCCACTGGCTGGTGACCCGTCCCGCGGGGCGCCTGGTGGGCCGCTACGGCTTCCGCACCCGCATCCACCACCGCGAGTGGGACCCGGTCCCCCTCTCCCCGGTCGAGGCGGTCCCGCGGATCGCGCCGACGCCCCTCCTCATCGTCCACGGCGACCGCGACGGCTACTTCCCCCTCGACCACCCGCGGATGCTCGCGGCGGCGGCCGGGGACCACGCCGACCTGTGGATCGAGCCGATGGGGCACGCCGAGCACGCGGTCGGCGACGAGCTGCTGGGCCGGATCGGGGACTGGGCTGTCACAGCGGGCGGCTAG
- a CDS encoding MoaD/ThiS family protein, whose translation MPKVTVRYWAAAKAAAGLAEEPFDAATLAEALDAARERHPGELVRVLRRCSFLVDGDPVGTRGHETVRLADGGTVEVLPPFAGG comes from the coding sequence ATGCCAAAGGTCACGGTGCGCTACTGGGCCGCCGCGAAGGCCGCGGCCGGTCTCGCCGAGGAGCCGTTCGACGCGGCCACGCTCGCCGAGGCGCTGGACGCGGCGCGTGAGCGACACCCCGGTGAACTCGTGCGCGTCCTGCGGCGATGCTCGTTCCTCGTCGACGGTGACCCCGTGGGCACCCGCGGACATGAGACGGTACGGCTGGCCGACGGCGGCACGGTCGAGGTGCTCCCGCCGTTCGCAGGAGGGTGA
- a CDS encoding VOC family protein, which yields MSSSASASSRKASTSPSARLSTVVLDAHDAHELAAFYQRLLGYVVRAEEPHWVLIGPPPGTAGTSLAFETEPGYVPPVWPTRKRGDQQMMLHLDIEVDDLEADTARAVAGGARVADHQPQDDVRVLYDPSGHPFCLWVETPS from the coding sequence ATGTCCTCTTCCGCGAGCGCGAGCAGCAGGAAGGCCTCCACGTCCCCGTCCGCGAGGCTGTCCACCGTCGTCCTCGACGCCCACGACGCGCACGAACTGGCCGCCTTCTACCAGCGCCTGCTCGGGTACGTGGTGCGCGCCGAGGAGCCGCACTGGGTGCTCATCGGCCCGCCGCCCGGCACCGCGGGCACGTCCCTCGCCTTCGAGACCGAACCCGGGTACGTGCCGCCCGTCTGGCCCACCCGCAAGCGCGGCGACCAGCAGATGATGCTGCACCTGGACATCGAGGTGGACGACCTGGAGGCCGATACCGCGCGGGCGGTCGCCGGAGGGGCGCGGGTCGCCGACCACCAGCCGCAGGACGACGTACGGGTGCTGTACGACCCGTCCGGCCACCCGTTCTGCCTCTGGGTCGAGACGCCTAGCTGA